In Helianthus annuus cultivar XRQ/B chromosome 3, HanXRQr2.0-SUNRISE, whole genome shotgun sequence, a single window of DNA contains:
- the LOC110928902 gene encoding EG45-like domain containing protein, with amino-acid sequence MGFMTRAFILIAMVACLTSVAHAIAGQATFYTPPYVPSSCYGYENRGVMILAANRGLFNNRAACGTRYRVRCTSGTNLGVPQPCTGRSVDVTVVDLCPGCNPNQVDLSREAFQVIANPDAGRINIEYNRI; translated from the exons ATGGGCTTCATGACTAGAGCATTTATCTTGATCGCTATGGTTGCATGTCTTACATCAGTAGCTCATGCCATTGCTGGCCAAGCAACCTTCTACACTCCTCCCTACGTTC CATCGTCATGTTATGGCTACGAAAACCGCGGTGTTATGATTCTAGCGGCAAATCGTGGTTTGTTTAACAACCGAGCTGCGTGTGGGACTAGGTACCGTGTCAGGTGCACCAGCGGAACCAACCTTGGTGTTCCGCAACCTTGCACAGGTAGGAGCGTTGATGTTACAGTTGTTGATCTTTGTCCCGGATGTAATCCAAATCAAGTTGATCTTTCCCGTGAGGCGTTTCAAGTGATTGCTAATCCTGATGCCGGGAGAATTAACATAGAGTATAACCG GATCTAA